In Paenibacillus larvae subsp. larvae, the following proteins share a genomic window:
- a CDS encoding FeoA family protein: protein MSLVDVKIGQKVLIINLEALDKLLQRRLAAFGFAKGSELQIKQKAMLKGPYTLVCRGQLVSIRHCDAKMIKVELA, encoded by the coding sequence ATGAGTTTAGTTGATGTTAAAATAGGCCAAAAAGTTTTAATTATAAACTTAGAGGCGTTAGATAAACTGTTACAACGAAGATTAGCTGCATTTGGATTTGCTAAAGGAAGTGAACTTCAAATAAAACAAAAAGCAATGCTGAAAGGGCCTTACACACTAGTGTGCCGTGGGCAATTAGTTAGTATTCGTCATTGCGATGCAAAAATGATAAAGGTGGAATTAGCATGA
- a CDS encoding FeoB-associated Cys-rich membrane protein: protein MIVNSVIGTVIFGYAGYTLFNFIKNNKKGKCAGCSLNKSCQSKTCNPVIKQDMK, encoded by the coding sequence ATAATAGTCAATAGTGTCATTGGAACTGTTATTTTTGGTTATGCAGGATATACTTTATTCAATTTTATTAAGAACAATAAAAAAGGAAAGTGCGCGGGGTGTTCCTTAAATAAATCGTGTCAGTCAAAAACTTGTAATCCAGTTATCAAACAAGACATGAAATAG
- the ahpC gene encoding alkyl hydroperoxide reductase subunit C, with product MSLIGTEVLPFKASAFHNGKFIEVTEENFKGKWSVVCFYPADFTFVCPTELEDLQNQYETLKQLGVEVYSVSTDTHFTHKAWHESFTAIGKVTYIMIGDPSHVLSRNFDVLIEAEGLADRGTFIIDPDGVIQAAEINAGGIGRDASALINKIKAAQYVHNHPGEVCPAKWQEGTQTLKPSLDLVGKI from the coding sequence ATGTCACTAATCGGAACAGAAGTATTACCATTCAAAGCATCCGCATTTCACAATGGTAAATTTATTGAAGTTACAGAAGAAAATTTCAAAGGTAAATGGAGTGTAGTTTGCTTCTACCCAGCCGACTTTACATTCGTTTGTCCTACCGAGCTCGAAGATTTGCAAAATCAATACGAAACCTTGAAACAACTTGGTGTTGAAGTGTATTCCGTTTCAACGGATACTCATTTTACACATAAAGCATGGCATGAAAGCTTTACTGCTATCGGTAAGGTTACGTATATTATGATTGGTGATCCTTCACATGTACTCTCTCGTAACTTTGATGTACTGATCGAAGCTGAAGGTCTTGCGGACCGTGGTACTTTCATCATTGATCCGGACGGTGTTATCCAAGCGGCTGAGATTAATGCAGGAGGCATTGGCCGTGATGCAAGTGCTCTTATTAACAAGATCAAGGCAGCACAGTATGTTCACAACCATCCGGGTGAAGTTTGTCCAGCGAAATGGCAGGAAGGTACGCAAACACTCAAGCCAAGTCTTGATCTCGTAGGCAAGATTTAA
- the ahpF gene encoding alkyl hydroperoxide reductase subunit F, whose amino-acid sequence MILDQEIKSQLAQYLQLLEGNVVLKVSAGSDDSSTEMLALVDEISSMSSKITVEKTQLSRTPSFSVNRVGEDTGVTFAGTPLGHEFTSLILALLQVSGRSPKVEQSLIDQIKNIRGEYKFETYISLNCHNCPDVVQALNLMSILNPGITHTMIDGAVFKTEVERKDIMSVPSVYLNGEFFESGRMTVEEILAKIGNALDASEFDNKDPYDVLVVGGGPAGASAAIYAARKGIRTGIVAERFGGQVNDTLGIENFISVKYIEGPQLVANIEQQVKEYGIDVMKSQSAKCLEKKDLIEIELENGAILRSKTVIVSTGARWRNMGVPGEVEFKNKGVAYCPHCDGPLFMKKDVAVVGGGNSGIEAAIDLAGIVRHVTVLEFAPELKADAVLQERLYNLPNVTVLKNVQTKEITGTDKVNGISYVERETGVTQHIELQGVFVQIGLVPNTDWLGDSVERTHLGEIVVNNHGATNVPGVFAAGDCTNSPYKQIIISMGSGANAALGAFDYLIRN is encoded by the coding sequence ATGATACTAGATCAAGAAATAAAAAGCCAACTAGCACAATATCTTCAGCTCTTGGAAGGTAATGTGGTGCTCAAAGTCAGTGCAGGCTCCGATGATTCATCTACAGAGATGCTGGCTTTGGTGGATGAAATTTCCAGTATGTCTTCGAAGATAACAGTGGAAAAAACACAATTATCTAGAACACCAAGCTTTAGTGTAAATCGTGTGGGCGAAGATACTGGTGTAACCTTTGCAGGAACTCCTTTGGGGCACGAGTTTACTTCATTAATATTGGCTTTACTACAGGTTAGCGGGAGATCTCCAAAGGTTGAGCAAAGTTTAATTGATCAAATCAAAAATATTCGTGGCGAATATAAGTTTGAAACTTATATCAGTCTGAACTGCCATAACTGTCCTGATGTTGTACAAGCACTGAACTTGATGAGCATCCTCAATCCTGGCATTACTCATACGATGATTGACGGTGCAGTATTCAAAACAGAGGTAGAAAGAAAGGACATTATGTCTGTACCAAGTGTTTACCTCAATGGCGAATTTTTCGAAAGTGGCCGTATGACGGTTGAAGAAATTCTTGCCAAAATCGGTAATGCTCTGGACGCATCAGAGTTTGACAATAAGGATCCATATGATGTGCTTGTTGTTGGCGGTGGCCCAGCAGGTGCAAGTGCAGCGATTTATGCAGCACGTAAAGGGATTCGCACAGGTATTGTTGCTGAACGCTTTGGTGGTCAGGTCAATGATACTTTGGGCATTGAGAACTTTATTAGTGTAAAATATATTGAAGGTCCTCAGCTCGTAGCTAATATTGAACAGCAAGTGAAAGAGTATGGCATTGATGTTATGAAATCACAGAGTGCCAAGTGTTTAGAAAAGAAGGATCTAATCGAAATTGAACTGGAAAACGGTGCTATTCTAAGGAGTAAGACTGTAATCGTATCAACAGGTGCTCGTTGGCGGAATATGGGTGTACCCGGCGAAGTAGAGTTCAAGAACAAAGGTGTAGCTTACTGTCCACATTGTGATGGTCCTTTATTCATGAAAAAAGACGTTGCGGTTGTTGGCGGTGGGAATTCAGGTATCGAGGCGGCGATTGATCTGGCAGGTATTGTGAGACACGTAACGGTACTCGAATTTGCGCCAGAGCTCAAAGCTGATGCTGTGCTGCAAGAGCGACTTTACAACTTGCCTAATGTTACTGTCCTTAAGAACGTGCAAACAAAAGAAATTACCGGAACTGACAAGGTTAACGGTATTTCTTATGTCGAGCGTGAGACAGGAGTAACTCAGCATATTGAATTGCAGGGTGTGTTTGTGCAGATTGGTCTTGTACCAAATACTGATTGGTTAGGTGACTCGGTTGAACGAACTCACTTAGGTGAAATCGTTGTAAATAACCACGGCGCTACAAACGTACCTGGAGTGTTTGCTGCCGGGGATTGTACGAATAGCCCATATAAGCAGATTATCATTTCTATGGGATCTGGCGCTAATGCAGCTTTAGGTGCTTTCGATTATCTAATTCGTAATTAG
- a CDS encoding site-specific integrase codes for MYLHPQRSDRLTESGIHQWLEKIKSRATKDEWELIQDVTFHDLRHDFAHRAREAGWDLKEIAFYLGHVTNKGTPAIQTTVRYTQPSMEQFNRKLKEVWG; via the coding sequence ATGTATTTACATCCCCAAAGATCGGATCGGCTTACTGAGAGTGGTATTCATCAGTGGTTGGAAAAAATCAAGAGCCGTGCAACGAAGGATGAGTGGGAACTCATCCAGGATGTGACATTCCATGACTTACGGCATGATTTTGCACACCGGGCGAGGGAGGCTGGTTGGGACCTGAAGGAGATTGCTTTTTATCTTGGGCATGTCACCAACAAGGGAACGCCAGCTATACAAACCACGGTGCGATATACTCAACCGAGTATGGAGCAGTTCAACCGTAAGCTGAAGGAAGTATGGGGATGA
- a CDS encoding 3'-5' exonuclease, whose translation MVADAPSWPEVWAQVQKLLTGKTMLIYNADFDTRMIRNNCKRHNLSYIPFESFCIMQTYAEFVGSYSKDQRDFTWVGLVDAAYDQDIQIIGSHRAKADCITCARIINRIVAKRRVEVESAKTS comes from the coding sequence ATGGTTGCTGACGCTCCAAGTTGGCCTGAAGTTTGGGCACAGGTTCAAAAACTTCTCACCGGTAAGACCATGCTCATTTATAATGCCGATTTCGATACTCGCATGATCCGAAACAATTGCAAGCGTCATAACTTATCTTATATCCCTTTTGAAAGTTTTTGTATCATGCAGACCTATGCGGAATTTGTCGGTAGTTATTCCAAGGATCAGCGTGATTTTACTTGGGTAGGTTTGGTAGATGCTGCTTATGATCAGGACATTCAAATAATAGGCAGTCACCGAGCAAAAGCCGATTGTATAACATGTGCCCGGATAATTAACCGAATCGTGGCTAAAAGAAGAGTTGAAGTTGAGAGTGCTAAAACTTCTTAA
- a CDS encoding DUF1878 family protein, giving the protein MEQEIKKVKYHQKLMLTMILHDDPERFAFYHQIINYDLDEQIEKSVLCIISLFNNRLSKNDNLRFEKDYFDSIGLDVIYDVDVTPTIDEYESYLQKLSIPIDPKYLLMAINKQKESDDACQYLLQQYK; this is encoded by the coding sequence ATGGAACAAGAGATTAAGAAAGTGAAGTACCATCAAAAGTTGATGCTAACTATGATTTTACATGATGATCCTGAAAGATTTGCTTTTTACCATCAAATTATCAATTATGACTTAGATGAGCAAATTGAGAAATCAGTCTTATGCATAATCAGTTTATTTAACAATCGATTATCTAAAAACGATAACCTAAGATTTGAAAAGGATTATTTTGATTCAATTGGTTTAGATGTAATTTATGATGTAGATGTGACTCCAACTATCGATGAATATGAATCTTATTTACAGAAACTCAGTATTCCGATAGATCCTAAATATTTGTTAATGGCCATCAATAAACAAAAAGAGTCAGATGATGCCTGTCAATATTTACTTCAACAATACAAATAA
- a CDS encoding S8 family peptidase: MKKFLGLFLTLFTLLGMYKNANAEIIKKADYLILFKNEIDEKFIIVENGGTIKETFPNISAVKAEFAYNPNVILENNKKIKRVEQDRVVKAQDSHQNKISNLKFPVKNQEKKTELTGKGVSVAILDTGIDKDHKALRIKDGISFIENNVDFDDDNGHGTHLAGIIAAQYNNRGVAGIAPDVDLYAVKVLDSESNGKYSTVIRGIDWAIEHKIKIVLMSLGGTKKSTFFEDAMTKAYQKGVLLVSSAGNKGYIDDDTITYPAKFDSVIAVGALDKNDSRGFLSSKGAKLELMAPGTDILSTWNNGDYESDSGTSMAAAHVVGVAALLFERDPDLTNWKVREIMNKSAIPLGDPFEYGNGKVSIKNSLKMIDTNTVRIADNP, from the coding sequence ATGAAGAAATTTCTTGGGTTATTCTTAACATTATTTACTTTGCTTGGAATGTATAAGAATGCAAATGCAGAGATCATCAAAAAGGCTGACTATTTAATTTTGTTTAAAAACGAAATTGATGAAAAATTTATTATTGTTGAAAATGGTGGGACAATCAAAGAAACATTTCCAAATATATCTGCAGTAAAAGCTGAATTTGCATACAATCCAAATGTGATTTTGGAAAACAATAAAAAGATTAAACGGGTTGAACAAGATAGAGTTGTAAAAGCACAAGATAGTCATCAAAATAAAATTTCAAATCTTAAATTTCCTGTTAAAAATCAAGAAAAGAAAACTGAATTAACAGGAAAAGGAGTATCTGTAGCAATCCTGGATACAGGAATTGATAAGGATCATAAAGCATTAAGGATAAAAGATGGTATTTCATTTATAGAAAATAATGTGGATTTTGATGATGACAATGGACACGGAACCCATTTAGCAGGAATTATTGCAGCTCAATATAATAACAGAGGTGTTGCAGGTATAGCACCCGATGTGGATTTGTATGCTGTAAAAGTCTTAGATTCCGAATCTAATGGAAAGTATAGTACTGTAATTAGAGGGATAGATTGGGCTATTGAACATAAAATAAAAATTGTTTTAATGAGTTTAGGAGGAACTAAAAAATCGACTTTCTTTGAAGATGCAATGACAAAAGCTTATCAAAAAGGAGTATTATTAGTTTCTTCTGCTGGAAATAAAGGATATATAGACGATGATACGATCACTTATCCAGCTAAATTTGATTCTGTAATAGCAGTGGGAGCATTAGATAAAAATGATTCAAGAGGATTTCTATCAAGTAAGGGGGCAAAACTTGAGTTGATGGCACCGGGTACAGATATATTAAGCACATGGAATAACGGAGATTATGAAAGTGACAGTGGAACGTCCATGGCTGCCGCTCATGTTGTAGGAGTTGCTGCGTTACTTTTTGAGAGGGACCCAGATTTAACCAATTGGAAAGTTAGAGAAATTATGAATAAATCAGCTATACCATTAGGAGACCCCTTTGAATATGGAAATGGTAAAGTAAGTATAAAAAATTCTCTAAAAATGATAGATACTAATACGGTGCGTATAGCGGATAACCCATAG